In Gemmatimonadales bacterium, one DNA window encodes the following:
- a CDS encoding ParA family protein: MAFKSLSYNDLENRTQARVIAVANQKGGVGKTTTAVNLAASLASAERRTLLVDADPQGNATSGLGVDKGSLGASLYDALMGGRPIGDILLRGTLLPHLDLVPATQDLVGAELELVEREGRERALRDVLAPAAASYDFILVDCPPSLGLLTLNVLAAAQGVLIPIQCEYYALEGISQLLNTVRLVQQNFNPPLAIDGVLLTMYDSRLNLCRQVAEDAKEYFDSKVFRTPVPRNVRLAEAPSFGKPILLYDVQSVGAKSYLAVAQELIHRIEGGPIEATPAPPEPIVEETPEVTS; encoded by the coding sequence TTGGCATTTAAGTCTTTGTCATACAACGATTTAGAAAATCGCACCCAAGCGAGGGTAATCGCCGTCGCCAACCAGAAGGGCGGCGTCGGTAAGACCACCACGGCCGTTAACCTCGCGGCGTCGCTCGCCAGCGCGGAGCGCCGGACCTTGCTTGTCGATGCCGACCCGCAAGGCAACGCAACCAGCGGGCTCGGCGTCGATAAGGGTTCGCTCGGCGCGTCGCTCTATGATGCGCTCATGGGCGGCCGGCCCATCGGCGACATCCTTCTTCGCGGCACGCTGCTGCCCCATCTCGACCTCGTCCCTGCCACCCAGGATCTCGTCGGCGCAGAGCTCGAGCTCGTCGAACGCGAAGGGCGCGAGCGCGCGTTGCGGGACGTTCTCGCCCCCGCCGCGGCAAGCTACGATTTCATTCTCGTCGATTGCCCGCCGTCCCTGGGTCTCCTCACGCTCAACGTGCTCGCCGCCGCGCAGGGCGTGCTCATTCCTATTCAGTGCGAGTACTACGCACTTGAAGGCATCTCACAACTGCTCAACACCGTGCGTCTCGTGCAGCAGAATTTCAATCCGCCGCTCGCCATCGATGGCGTGTTGCTCACGATGTACGATTCGCGCCTCAACCTTTGCCGTCAGGTGGCCGAGGACGCAAAGGAGTATTTCGACTCGAAGGTGTTCCGCACGCCGGTGCCGCGGAACGTGCGTCTGGCGGAAGCGCCGAGCTTCGGCAAGCCGATTCTTCTGTACGACGTGCAGTCGGTTGGCGCCAAGAGCTATCTCGCCGTCGCGCAGGAGTTGATCCATCGAATCGAAGGCGGGCCGATCGAAGCGACGCCCGCGCCGCCCGAACCCATCGTCGAGGAGACGCCCGAGGTGACCTCATGA